A single window of Gossypium hirsutum isolate 1008001.06 chromosome A10, Gossypium_hirsutum_v2.1, whole genome shotgun sequence DNA harbors:
- the LOC107896635 gene encoding transcription initiation factor TFIID subunit 11 isoform X2 yields the protein MKSIVSNTLTQEFRNYNRLYFLVKDLLDFIRKIYSRNPVNDLKKCLADEKARYQFVIRAGTDTEVLWNDGRQSKTEPVYKRSIEFDQNHPKRMKQSKDPFEAALEEQEESPPNSPVGEDELNSQTPNEPQNQTNGGHNLLVDDDDYDEIGPNVKNSSHPSSTSTCKLHSTIVNANVATGATTKNKEYDDDEEEENMEVELSKFPSSADPTKMAKMQAILSQFTEDQMSRYESFRRSALQRSNMRRLLVSITGSQKISLPMTIVVCGIAKMFVGELVEKARIVMTERKESGPIRPCHIREAYRRLKIEGKVPKRSVQRLFR from the exons ATGAAGAGCATTGTATCCAATACTTTGACCCAAGAGTTTCGAAACTACAATCGTCTCTATTTCCTTGTAAAGGATCTGCTTGATTTTATCAGAAAAATCTATTCTCGGAATCCCGTTAATG ATCTTAAAAAGTGCCTTGCTGATGAAAAGGCACGATATCAATTTGTAATTCGTGCTGGTACTGATACGGAGGTTCTATGGAATGATGGAAGGCAGTCTAAAACTGAGCCTGTTTACAAACGCAGT ATAGAATTTGATCAAAATCATCCTAAAAGAATGAAGCAATCAAAGGATCCATTCGAAGCAGCATTGGAGGAGCAAGAGGAATCGCCGCCTAATTCCCCAGTTGGTGAGGATGAGCTGAACAGCCAAACTCCAAATGAACCCCAGAACCAAACCAATGGTGGACACAATTTGCTTGTAGATGATGATGATTACGATGAAATTGGTCCCAACGTAAAAAATTCCTCTCATCCATCATCAACTTCAACTTGTAAGTTGCACTCTACAATTGTTAATGCTAATGTTGCTACTGGAGCCACCACCAAGAACAAAGAATACGATGATGACGAAGAGGAGGAAAACATGGAAGTTGAGCTTAGCAAGTTCCCTTCTAGTGCTGACCCTACTAAAATGGCCAAGATGCA AGCCATTTTATCGCAATTCACAGAGGATCAGATGAGTAGATATGAATCATTTAGGAGATCTGCGCTTCAAAGGTCTAACATGAGAAGG TTGTTGGTAAGCATAACTGGCAGCCAGAAAATTTCTTTACCAATGACCATTGTCGTGTGTGGTATAGCGAAAATGTTCGTCGGTGAACTCGTTGAGAAAG CTAGAATAGTCATGACAGAGAGAAAAGAATCCGGACCAATCAGGCCTTGCCACATTAGAGAAGCTTATAGAAGATTGAAGATTGAAGGCAAAGTGCCTAAGAGATCAGTGCAAAGGCTGTTTCGCTAA
- the LOC107896635 gene encoding transcription initiation factor TFIID subunit 11 isoform X1, which produces MVGLITSPSNKTRSLSLSSPVAKWSLIGSIDPTPKSFSFQDIVGDLKKCLADEKARYQFVIRAGTDTEVLWNDGRQSKTEPVYKRSIEFDQNHPKRMKQSKDPFEAALEEQEESPPNSPVGEDELNSQTPNEPQNQTNGGHNLLVDDDDYDEIGPNVKNSSHPSSTSTCKLHSTIVNANVATGATTKNKEYDDDEEEENMEVELSKFPSSADPTKMAKMQAILSQFTEDQMSRYESFRRSALQRSNMRRLLVSITGSQKISLPMTIVVCGIAKMFVGELVEKARIVMTERKESGPIRPCHIREAYRRLKIEGKVPKRSVQRLFR; this is translated from the exons ATGGTAGGTCTTATCACATCTCCCTCTAATAAGACTAGATCTCTATCTTTATCATCACCTGTAGCCAAATGGTCTTTGATAGGATCGATTGATCCAACCCCTAAGAGTTTCTCCTTCCAAGATATCGTTGGAG ATCTTAAAAAGTGCCTTGCTGATGAAAAGGCACGATATCAATTTGTAATTCGTGCTGGTACTGATACGGAGGTTCTATGGAATGATGGAAGGCAGTCTAAAACTGAGCCTGTTTACAAACGCAGT ATAGAATTTGATCAAAATCATCCTAAAAGAATGAAGCAATCAAAGGATCCATTCGAAGCAGCATTGGAGGAGCAAGAGGAATCGCCGCCTAATTCCCCAGTTGGTGAGGATGAGCTGAACAGCCAAACTCCAAATGAACCCCAGAACCAAACCAATGGTGGACACAATTTGCTTGTAGATGATGATGATTACGATGAAATTGGTCCCAACGTAAAAAATTCCTCTCATCCATCATCAACTTCAACTTGTAAGTTGCACTCTACAATTGTTAATGCTAATGTTGCTACTGGAGCCACCACCAAGAACAAAGAATACGATGATGACGAAGAGGAGGAAAACATGGAAGTTGAGCTTAGCAAGTTCCCTTCTAGTGCTGACCCTACTAAAATGGCCAAGATGCA AGCCATTTTATCGCAATTCACAGAGGATCAGATGAGTAGATATGAATCATTTAGGAGATCTGCGCTTCAAAGGTCTAACATGAGAAGG TTGTTGGTAAGCATAACTGGCAGCCAGAAAATTTCTTTACCAATGACCATTGTCGTGTGTGGTATAGCGAAAATGTTCGTCGGTGAACTCGTTGAGAAAG CTAGAATAGTCATGACAGAGAGAAAAGAATCCGGACCAATCAGGCCTTGCCACATTAGAGAAGCTTATAGAAGATTGAAGATTGAAGGCAAAGTGCCTAAGAGATCAGTGCAAAGGCTGTTTCGCTAA
- the LOC107896635 gene encoding transcription initiation factor TFIID subunit 11 isoform X3 yields the protein MKQSKDPFEAALEEQEESPPNSPVGEDELNSQTPNEPQNQTNGGHNLLVDDDDYDEIGPNVKNSSHPSSTSTCKLHSTIVNANVATGATTKNKEYDDDEEEENMEVELSKFPSSADPTKMAKMQAILSQFTEDQMSRYESFRRSALQRSNMRRLLVSITGSQKISLPMTIVVCGIAKMFVGELVEKARIVMTERKESGPIRPCHIREAYRRLKIEGKVPKRSVQRLFR from the exons ATGAAGCAATCAAAGGATCCATTCGAAGCAGCATTGGAGGAGCAAGAGGAATCGCCGCCTAATTCCCCAGTTGGTGAGGATGAGCTGAACAGCCAAACTCCAAATGAACCCCAGAACCAAACCAATGGTGGACACAATTTGCTTGTAGATGATGATGATTACGATGAAATTGGTCCCAACGTAAAAAATTCCTCTCATCCATCATCAACTTCAACTTGTAAGTTGCACTCTACAATTGTTAATGCTAATGTTGCTACTGGAGCCACCACCAAGAACAAAGAATACGATGATGACGAAGAGGAGGAAAACATGGAAGTTGAGCTTAGCAAGTTCCCTTCTAGTGCTGACCCTACTAAAATGGCCAAGATGCA AGCCATTTTATCGCAATTCACAGAGGATCAGATGAGTAGATATGAATCATTTAGGAGATCTGCGCTTCAAAGGTCTAACATGAGAAGG TTGTTGGTAAGCATAACTGGCAGCCAGAAAATTTCTTTACCAATGACCATTGTCGTGTGTGGTATAGCGAAAATGTTCGTCGGTGAACTCGTTGAGAAAG CTAGAATAGTCATGACAGAGAGAAAAGAATCCGGACCAATCAGGCCTTGCCACATTAGAGAAGCTTATAGAAGATTGAAGATTGAAGGCAAAGTGCCTAAGAGATCAGTGCAAAGGCTGTTTCGCTAA